A segment of the Candidatus Omnitrophota bacterium genome:
GATAATTTCCATACCTGCTTCGTGCTGAATTGCCTTGGGCGCATCAGTCTGTTCGTGGACGACCCACAGCTCGATGAGGCGATTGAGCGCGGATACGCGTTCTACCGTCAGGCGCTGCTTGACCGCTCAGGCCAGCCGCGGCCCTTCGCCACAGGGCGCACCCACATCGTTCGGCGCGAGCTCTATGACTACGCCGAGGGTATTCGACTGGGCCCGGCACTCTCCCACAAGATTCCAGAGGCGCTGGACGTCAGCGCTCGGCTCGCATACGTCGCCATCGCCGACTACCAACGCCCGCAAGGCTATTTTGTGACCCGGGTGTACCGCGGGGGGCGGCGCCACGACTTTCCATATCTGCGATGGCCGCAAGCGCAGATGTTTTCTGCGTTGGCGGCCCTGGCGGTGGCCTGTGAGGTGGAGCCATGTGCGGCATCGCCGGCGTGAGGCATCGCGTGGCGTTTTTTAGCGCCCAGCTCGATCCGCTGACCATGGAAGAGACGCTGACGCGCGTCGATGAGATCATCCGCAGTCGTCGCGTGACGCAACACGTCGTGGTCAACGTGGCCAAGCTGGTCATGATGCAGCGCGACCCCATCCTGCGCGAGATCGTCAATGCCTGCGGATTGATCAACGCTGATGGGCAAGGCATTGTCTGGGGCGCTCGGTGGCTTGGCCTGAAGATCCCGGAGCGCGTCGCCGGCATTGATCTCTTTGTGCAGCTGCTGCCGCGGGCGGCCCAGCGCGGCTATCGCGTCTATTTCTTGGGCGCGTCCCAGGATGTTGTGGCGGAGATCGTCGCGCGTTGCCGACGAGACTATCCCACGCTGCAGATCGCCGGATGGCGCAACGGCTATTTCAGCCCGGAGGAGGAACCGCGCGTCGTGCAAGCGATCAAGGCCTCCGGCGCAGACATGCTGTTTGTGGCCATGAGCAGCCCCAAGAAAGAGTTCTTCCTAAGGCGATACGCGGACCTCATGGCCGTGCCATTTCTGATGGGCGTGGGGGGCAGCTTCGATGTGATGGCCGGCAAGACGACGCGGGCCCCTCGGTGGATGCAGCGGTGCGGCTTGGAGTGGTTGCATCGGCTCTTGTGCGAACCTGGCCGCATGTGGAAGCGGTATGCGGTGACGAACACGGTCTTCCTTGGCATGGTGCTCTCAGCGATGCTGATGGGCAAACGCGGAGCGACACAATGGCGATCAACGTGATGGTGGTGGCTGGCGCGCGGCCGAATTTCATGAAGATCGCTCCGCTCATGCGCGCCCTCGCTCAGCACCCGGATCTCTTCGAGGTCTGCTTGGTGCACACCGGGCAGCATTATGATGTTGACATGTCCGAGGTCTTCTTCAGGGATCTGGAGATCCCAACGCCGGATATCAATCTCAATGTCGGATCAGACACCCAGGCCGCCCAGACGGCTCGGATCATGGTCGAGTTCGAGCGCGTAATACTCAGCGAGCAGCCGCAGCTGGTCATCGTCGTCGGCGATGTCAATTCCACGTTGGCCTGTTCGCTGGTCGCCTCCAAACTCGGCATCAAGGTCGCGCACATCGAAGCAGGCTTGCGCAGTTTTGACCGGCGCATGCCCGAGGAAATCAACCGCGTGGTGACCGATGCGCTCTCCGATTTTCTCTTTGTGAGCGAGCCCAGCGGCCTGCAGCATCTTCAGCACGCCGCCGATTGCCCAGGGGAGATCTTTCTCGTGGGCAATCTCATGATTGATACGCTGTTGTCTCACCTGCCACGCATCCATCAATCCGAAATCCTCAAAGCCCTTGGATTGACGCGCGATCGCTATGCCGTGGTCACCTTGCACCGTCCCTCCAACGTGGATACCCGCGAGGCGTTGGAGGAAATCCGCAGCCTCCTGGCAGATGTCGCGTATCATTGTCCGCTCATCTATCCGGTGCATCCCAGGGCGCGGGCCCAGATGCGTAGCT
Coding sequences within it:
- the wecB gene encoding UDP-N-acetylglucosamine 2-epimerase (non-hydrolyzing), whose amino-acid sequence is MAINVMVVAGARPNFMKIAPLMRALAQHPDLFEVCLVHTGQHYDVDMSEVFFRDLEIPTPDINLNVGSDTQAAQTARIMVEFERVILSEQPQLVIVVGDVNSTLACSLVASKLGIKVAHIEAGLRSFDRRMPEEINRVVTDALSDFLFVSEPSGLQHLQHAADCPGEIFLVGNLMIDTLLSHLPRIHQSEILKALGLTRDRYAVVTLHRPSNVDTREALEEIRSLLADVAYHCPLIYPVHPRARAQMRSYGLLEAFEQMRGLTMIEPLGYIDFIKLVANARFVMTDSGGLQEETTVLKIPCLTMRENTERPITITQGTNALIGWDRAKLLEAVETILAGQWKAGGIPSYWDGQAAFRVVQILRERLLASSLPRYEVGHGTLREVELS
- a CDS encoding WecB/TagA/CpsF family glycosyltransferase — encoded protein: MCGIAGVRHRVAFFSAQLDPLTMEETLTRVDEIIRSRRVTQHVVVNVAKLVMMQRDPILREIVNACGLINADGQGIVWGARWLGLKIPERVAGIDLFVQLLPRAAQRGYRVYFLGASQDVVAEIVARCRRDYPTLQIAGWRNGYFSPEEEPRVVQAIKASGADMLFVAMSSPKKEFFLRRYADLMAVPFLMGVGGSFDVMAGKTTRAPRWMQRCGLEWLHRLLCEPGRMWKRYAVTNTVFLGMVLSAMLMGKRGATQWRST